The following coding sequences are from one Oryzias melastigma strain HK-1 linkage group LG20, ASM292280v2, whole genome shotgun sequence window:
- the LOC112139074 gene encoding uncharacterized protein LOC112139074: protein MPGKVHVHGFFENQDQLAEQDQRFKGRTSLFQDRISEGNASLLLTGVKVQDEGRYQCDTFTIEEGKETSYVNVKVTAPLQKINMTQTENLIICSSDEIYPEPHLSWSISPPSSRTFRKTTTVHKTEKHLYNISSSLTLSDSEEDLDHICTISTPSKQRRAAWRRRHSVTIISGEATISCSSSDTPLLGFSLVWRFNQREIIVTKNEDDEHRVSEEWKQHVKDVSESGRLTLQHLSADHEGTYTCEVSNDGDTSMAQISLRLPEGKDASPGMGSTVAAIVIFATICLIIFCILKH, encoded by the exons ATGCCAGGAAAAGTTCATGTCCACGGCTTCTTTGAGAATCAGGACCAACTGGCAGAGCAGGACCAGCGGTTTAAGGGCAGAACGTCTTTGTTCCAGGATCGGATCTCAGAGGGAAACGCCTCCCTGCTGCTGACTGGAGTGAAGGTTCAAGATGAAGGCAGATATCAATGTGACACTTTCACCATAGAAGAAGGAAAAGAGACAAGCTATGTCAATGTGAAAGTGACAG CTCCACTTCAGAAGATCAACATGACACAGACTGAAAATCTGATCAtctgcagctcagatgagatCTATCCTGAACCGCATCTCAGCTGGTCCATCAGTCCTCCATCCAGCAGAACCTTCAGGAAAACAACCACAGTCCATAAGACTGAAAAACATCTTTACAACATCAGCAGCTCTCTGACTCTATCAGACAGTGAAGAAGATCTGGACCACATCTGCACCATCAGCACTCCATCAAAACAGAGGAGAGCTGCGTGGAGGAGAAGAC ATTCAGTGACGATCATCTCTGGAGAAGCAACCATCTCCTGCTCTTCTTCAGACACTCCCCTCTTGGGCTTCAGTCTGGTTTGGAGGTTCAATCAGAGGGAGATAATAGTGACCAAGAACGAGGATGATGAGCACAGAGTGTCAGAGGAGTGGAAGCAGCATGTGAAGGATGTCTCAGAGTCAGGCAGACTCACACTGCAGCACTTATCTGCAGATCATGAGGGAACATACACATGTGAAGTCAGCAATGATGGAGACACCAGCATGGCTCAAATCTCTCTGAGATTACCTGAGGGAAAAG atgCTTCTCCTGGCATGGGCAGCACAGTGGCTGCAATTGTGATCTTTGCTACAATCTGCCTGATCATCTTCTgcatattaaaacattaa